CCACCTCGCGGACATCGCGAACCGGCTGGCGGACTGACCCGGGCGGGCGGCTCCGGCCGCCCGCCCGCGCCGTCGGCGGCACAGGGCGGTGGGGCTACTGGCCTTTGCGGCCCGCGCGGCTCCGGTGGGGCCCGTTCAGCCGCCGGAAGATCGTCAGCCACTGCCGCGGACTCACCCGGCCCACCAGCGCGTCCTCCGCGACGCCGGCGGCCCGCAGGGCCTCGCGCACCCGCGCGCTCCCGTGCTGCCGGGCCAGACTGGCGCGCAGCGAGCCGCCGGTGCCGGTGAACCCCTGGGCGACCAGCGCGCGGTAGGCCGGGAGGTCGCGCCGGGGCACGAGAGGGGCGGGTCGGCGCACGATGCGGAGCACGGCCGAGTCCGTGCGCGGCACGGGGGTGAAATGCTGCCGCCGGATGCGCGGGCCGAGCTGCCACGTGTGCTCCGGCCAGCTCTGCACCGTCAGCAGGGGCCAGGTGCCGAAGTCACCGGTCCGCTTGCGGGCGTACTCCAGCTGGGTCACCAGCGTCGCGGAGGTCAGGCCGGGTGCGGAAAGGCACCAGCGCACGATGTCGGTCGTGCGCGCGAAGGGGATGTTGCCGACCACGGCGAACGGCGCGCCGGGCGGCTTGGCGTGCAGGAAGTCGCCGGCCACGACCTCGACGTTGCGCGCCGGGCGCAGCCGCTGGGGCAGCCGGGCCGCGAGCGCCGGGTCGAGTTCGTAGGCGATGACCTGCCGTACGGTGCGCGCGAGCAGGCGGGTGAGGGTTCCCTCGCCCGCGCCGGGCTCGACGACCAGGTCGGCGGGCCGAAGTTCCGCGGTGCGCACGATCTGGCCCAGCACGGCCGTGCTGTGCAGGAAGTTCTGGGAAAGGGTCTTGCGGCGGGAAGCCACGGGCGTCGTCCTCGGAGGGGAGGACAGGCCGGGCGGCGGTCGGAGAGCGGGAGACCCGCTGGGACCCGGGAACGCGCACGCACCCGCGCGAGAGCGGGCTGTGCCGGGGAACCCAAGGCAGATCCCCGGGCAGAAAACGCTGTGCCGTCGGCCTGTCCGGATCGGGTGGGACACGGACGGCCCTGGCGGGGCGAGGAGACGCGAAGGCGCCGAACGCGAGGATCAGACGCCGGGCGAGTCCTGACGGACCAGGGCCGGGCGCCGGACGCGGAAGCGACGCGTGCGGAGGGGACTCCGGACGGCGGACCACGCGCCGGCGCGCGATCCGTCGATGAACAACGTTCCTGCCATGCGGCCGACCCTAGGCACGGCGGCCTGCGCGCGGCAACCCATTTAGCGGACGGCGGTGATCCCCGGCACCGTGCTTCATAGTGTTGCGGGGGGATGAAACGGCAGGCCCGGGGCGTTGGGGACTGCGGTGTCCATGGAACGGGAGGCGCGGTCGTGACGACTCGGGACGGTGGCTGGATACGGCGGCTGACCGCCTACTGCTGGCACTACCGCCGCAATCTGCTGATCTCACTGGGCGCCTCGCTCGTCGGCATGGGCGTGATGGCGCTGATGCCGTTGATCATCAAGGTCGTCATCGACGACGTGGTGCTCGGCGAGCAGGGCGGCCTCGGCCCGTGGATCGGGCTGCTCGTCGGCGCGGCCGTCGTCGTCTACGCGCTGACGTTCGTGCGCCGCTACTACGGCGGCCGGCTCGGCATCGACGTCCAGCACGACCTGCGCACCGAGATGTTCCGCAGCCTCACCCGACTGGACGGGCGGCGGCAGGACGAACTCAGCACCGGCCAGGTCATCGGGCGCGCCACCAGCGACCTCCAGCTGATACAGGGCCTGCTGTTCATGATGCCCGTGACCATCGGCAACCTCATGCTGTTCGCGGTGTCCCTGGTCGTGATGCTGACGCTCTCCCCGCCCCTGACGCTGATCGCGCTGGCCGTCGCCCCGGCGCTCTGGTTCGTCGCGCGCCGCAGCCGCACCCGCCTCTTCCCCGCCACCTGGGTCGCGCAGAACGAGGCGAGCGCCGTCGCGGGCGTCGTGGACGGCGCGGTCACCGGCGTGCGCGTCGTCAAGGGCTTCGGGCAGGAGGAGCAGGAGACCG
Above is a genomic segment from Streptomyces marincola containing:
- the erm gene encoding ErmE/ErmH/ErmO/ErmR family 23S rRNA (adenine(2058)-N(6))-methyltransferase; the protein is MASRRKTLSQNFLHSTAVLGQIVRTAELRPADLVVEPGAGEGTLTRLLARTVRQVIAYELDPALAARLPQRLRPARNVEVVAGDFLHAKPPGAPFAVVGNIPFARTTDIVRWCLSAPGLTSATLVTQLEYARKRTGDFGTWPLLTVQSWPEHTWQLGPRIRRQHFTPVPRTDSAVLRIVRRPAPLVPRRDLPAYRALVAQGFTGTGGSLRASLARQHGSARVREALRAAGVAEDALVGRVSPRQWLTIFRRLNGPHRSRAGRKGQ